Proteins co-encoded in one Arachis stenosperma cultivar V10309 chromosome 7, arast.V10309.gnm1.PFL2, whole genome shotgun sequence genomic window:
- the LOC130941758 gene encoding uncharacterized protein LOC130941758, whose amino-acid sequence MKLALSTVYCPHRFSNLFRPPVFTALWSPICSSELSSYSPTYVKPQFHVPLFLRPPIYSAKLCDLRKWRDWAEGVASSIGSSFVQSDNGPDSSILCRELKWLIEDVVEDHSQFPQTGLENGDDDDMRVKMRANLEELYGLWKQRITERRPFQYIVGCEHWRDLVLSVQEGVLIPRPETELIVDFVCDVVSNNEDLKRGMWADLGTGSGALAIGIGRVLENAGRVIATDLSPVAVSVAGYNVQRYCLKEKIEIKEGSWFEPLKDMEGRLAGLVSNPPYIPSKDISGLQAEVGRHEPRVALDGGIDGMDALFHLCDGAALFLKPGGFFAFETNGEQQCRTLVEYMENNRGGSLHNFEIRSDFAGIQRFVIGFHK is encoded by the exons ATGAAGCTAGCCTTAAGCACTGTGTATTGCCCCCATAGATTCTCAAATTTGTTTAGACCTCCTGTTTTCACCGCCTTGTGGAGTCCAATTTGTTCTTCAGAGCTATCATCATATTCTCCCACTTATGTGAAACCCCAATTTCATGTTCCACTCTTTCTGAGGCCACCAATTTACTCAGCCAAGTTATGTGACCTCAGAAAATGGCGTGATTGGGCCGAAGGCGTCGCTTCTTCAATTGGTTCGTCTTTTGTTCAGTCAGATAATGGCCCAGACTCGAGCATTCTTTGCAGGGAGCTCAAGTGGCTCATTGAGGATGTTGTTGAAGACCATTCACAGTTTCCACAAACGGGTTTGGAGAACGGCGATGATGATGATATGAGGGTGAAAATGAGGGCTAATTTAGAGGAACTTTATGGTCTATGGAAGCAGAGGATTACTGAGAGGAGACCCTTTCAGTACATAGTTGGATGTGAGCATTGGAGGGACCTTGTTTTGAGTGTCCAAGAAGGGGTCTTGATTCCGAGACCGGAGACCGAACTAATTGTTGATTTTGTGTGTGATGTGGTGTCAAACAATGAGGACTTGAAAAGAGGGATGTGGGCTGATTTGGGTACAGGAAGTGGCGCCCTTGCCATTGGTATTGGTAGGGTTCTTGAAAATGCAGGGAGGGTTATTGCCACTGATTTAAGCCCTGTGGCAGTTTCTGTTGCTGGTTACAATGTGCAGAGGTATTGCTTAAAG gaaaaaattgaaataaaggAAGGATCTTGGTTTGAACCATTGAAGGATATGGAAGGAAGGCTTGCGGGTCTTGTAAGCAACCCACCATATATACCGAGTAAAGACATCTCTGGCCTACAAGCTGAAGTTGGTAGGCATGAACCGAGAGTTGCATTGGATGGAGGTATTGATGGTATGGATGCTCTTTTCCATCTTTGTGATGGTGCTGCTTTGTTCTTGAAGCCTGGTGGATTTTTTGCCTTCGAG ACAAATGGTGAGCAGCAGTGTAGGACTCTTGTTGAATATATGGAAAACAATAGAGGTGGAAGCTTACACAATTTTGAAATACGTTCTGATTTTGCTGGCATTCAACGATTTGTAATTGGATTCCATAAATAG